The genomic interval TGGCTGACGGTGTATCTACTTTTGCCATTAATGGTGTTTCTTTATCCCAAGAGGGAGAAAAAGTCGGTTATTCTGGGGCAGATTTTAACATAGACTCAGAATCAGGAGTTATTAGTTTGCCTGATGCCAACGAAATTCCTTCGGGGAATTATAGCTTTGCCATAGAGGTAGAAAATGAATACGGGAAAACGATTTTTGAAGATGCATTGGGACTAATGGCATATAGTGAAAACTTCCCATATAAGGTTTTTTATCCGATATTGGAATTTGAGGAAGCCGGAACTGCTCAGGAAATCACACCATCAATTGATCCTGAGTTTAAGTCAGGGCAATTGTTCTTTAGAATGATAAGCCCTCTTGGAGTATCAGGATTAAGTGTAAGTGATACTTCTGGGGTTATTACAATGACAGAAGGAAATCAGTTGAGTGTGGGTAATCATGAATTGAAAATAGAGGTGATCAAAAATGAAAAAGAAAAGATGATCGCAACCGCTATTGTCAATATCACCGGACTAAAGCCGAATAGCATTGAGTATCCAAATTCTACAATGGTAGTAGAATTAAATGAATTCATGATGCCTGTGGATCCAAGTCAATTAAGCGATGTGCCAATAGTCGATATCAAAGCGGATCAGTTGCCTTTTGTTTTGTATCGTATAGAAGGAGAACATGCTGACATGTTTGATATCAATGAACAGGGACAGTTGGCTTTGAAAGACCAGCAGTATGGCATTAATCAAGAGTATGATTTGGAGATTTATGCATATACACCTGCTGGAGAATCAAGCACAAATTTCACGGTAAATACGTTTATACCACCAGGTATGAAAATCACAGTATTTAATTCAGACTTTTCTTCTAATGGGAATGCTGGCAATACTGTTAACTTTGGTAATTTCAAAGGGTGGAATCCTTTTGGAGCTGGAGCAACAAAGAAGTCATGGATACTTAAAGATCATTTATTTAACCCTATGGCCACTACAGATGAAAAACCGCATGGCACTTATGGTTATGGAATAATGTTGTTTAATAATGACAAGGTTGAAACAAATTCTTGGGCATTTAATGCAGATCGCTTTGAGATACCTGCTGGAGCATCATCTGCGGAAATTGTGCATGCCGGATATATTAGTTATCCACCTAATGGAACAGTTGGACAAGGAGGACAAACAGAGACCACTAGTCTTACCATTAGTATTTCTGAGGATTATGACCCAACCAGTGGCGGTGATCCTAATAATGCTACTTGGGAAGATATTGGTTACCCTGTGATGTTAGAGGAGAATTGCGACAATGGTGTATTTTTTGATCCTGCCCATGCTAATTATAAAGGCAGGCCTGTAACTCCGATTGTTACAGACATTCCATCCAAATACATTGGCAAAAAGATTACTGTAGCTTTTGTAGGTAGATATTGGGGAGATGCTGCTGGAAAAAGAAGATGCTATTATCATATAGTTGAAGTTCGAATAAACGCACAATTGTAATAAATTAAAATTTATATCACGGATTTATTAAAAGACTGCTTATGGATTTAGGCAGTCTTTTTCTTTTTTGTGTTTTGTAAGGGAAATATCGCATTGTCACGATTTATTAGTAGATAATCAGTTTGAACATCTTTTTTGAAGTAACATGCATAAATATTTTTTTAACATATTTATTCTCACATTTCTTATTCCATTTGCCTATGGACAAAGCAATGATTGGGAAAATCCACAGCTTATCGGACAAAATAAGCTGAAGGGAAGGTCTACTCAATATTCTTATTCCAGATCATCCGATGCATTGAGTGGAGAACAAGCGAGAGTTGTTTATCTCAATGGTGAATGGTTGTTTAAATATGCGTCTAAGCCGAGCAAAGCCCCAAAGGCTTTCTATAAAAAGATTCATAACGAGTGGGACAAAATACAAGTGCCGTCAAGCTGGGAGCTAGAAGGATATGGACAGCCGATTTATACAAATTTTGTGTATCCATTTGCGCCAAATCCGCCATATATTGAAGAAGATACGAATGGAAATGCAGTAGGATCGTATCAGAAAGAGTTTGAGTTGCCCGAAAGTTGGGGAGACATGATGACAACACTTCACTTTGGAGGTGTGAGTTCAGCCTTTTATGTCTGGGTCAATGGCAAGAAAGTCGGCTATAGCCAAGGAAGTAGATTGCCTGCTGAGTTTGAAATAACTAATTATTTAAATAAAGGAAAAAACACGGTTTCGGTACAAGTATATCGCTGGTCAGACGGAAGTTATTTGGAAGATCAGGATCATTGGAGGTTAAGCGGTATTCATAGAGAGGTATTTATACATGCTGAGCCAAAAACTCATATTCAGGATTTCTTTGTTCAGACCAAATTTGATCAAAATTATGAACATGCAATATTGAAATTAAGACCAAAAATCAATACTCAAAAAGATTATGATTATGAAGGATACACTTTGACAGCGCAGTTATTTGATCAAAACAAAGATAGCGTGCTTAATGAGTCCTTGGCAATTGGAATAAATGATATTGTCAATGAAAAGCACCCATTTAGGGACAATGTGAGATTTGGCTTGATGGAAGCGCAAGTTCAACACCCTAAGCATTGGACTGCCGAGACTCCGTATCTTTATACATTAGTCATGAATTTATCCGATGCAGACGGAAATCTTTTAGAGTCAAAAAGCACAAAGATTGGTTTCAGAGAAGTTAAAACATCAGTTGAAGGCGAATTATTGATCAATGGAAGACCTATCTTGCTTTATGGCGTAAACCGCCATGATCATCACCCCGTAAGAGGCAAAGCAGTGAATAGGCAAGATATGCTTGAAGAGGTGTTATTGCTGAAGCGATTGAATTTTAATGCAGTGCGTACCAGCCATTATCCTAATGACCCTTATTTTTTGGATTTGTGCGATGAATATGGTTTGTATGTCTTTGACGAAGCTAATATAGAAACTCATGGCTTGGGTAGTTATTTTTCCAATCAAGCGGAATGGAGTTTTGCGATGCAGGACAGAATACAGCGCATGGTAGAAAGAGACAAAAACCATCCGTCGATTATCGTTTGGTCATTGGGAAATGAGTCAGGAGACGGACCAAATCATGCTGCGGCAGCGGGTTGGGTGCATGATTATGACATAACTCGTTTGGTTCATTATGAAGGCGCTCAGGGAGATCATCGCCATCCTGATCATGTGGAAAGAGGTGACGCTGAATACGGCAAAGCGACTAAGCATATTTTGGGGAACCCGTCAGATCCTCAGTATGTGGATGTTTTGAGCCGTTTTTATCCTAGGCCTGAATATTTGACGGAGCTTTCTAAGCAGGATCGATCAGGACGACCTATAATGATGAGCGAATATGCTCACTCGATGGGAAATTCCACTGGAAATTTGGGTGAGTTTTGGGATATTATTCGAAAAGACAAACGATTGATAGGCGGATTTTTGTGGGACTGGAGAGATCAAGGGCTCCTTCAAAAAACAGCCAAGGGAGAAGCTTATTATGCCTATGGCGGTGATTTTGGCGACAAACCCAACGACTCCAACTTTTGCTTGAATGGAATTATCGATTCAGATTTAACGCCAAAAGCCGGAGCTATGGAATGCAAGTATATCTTTCAGCCTATTGAGATGAAGTTGGAAAAGGAAAATAGAATTTGGCTGAAAAACAGATATTTTCATCGCTCATTAGAACATGTTAAAATGGTTTGGGCAGTTAAGGAAAATGGAAAGGCAATAAGCAAAGGAGAATTCGCATTGCCTAATCTTAGAGCAAATGAAAGCGAATGGATAGATATACCTTGCTCATCAATCAAGTATAAGCAGGATAAAGAGTATTTTTTGACAGTTAGAATTTTGCTTAAAGATGATTTGACTTGGGCGAGCAAAGGACATGAAATTGCTCATGAGCAATTTTTGTTGAAGTCAATGAAGAGTGATAGCATAGAAGAAAAAGGTTTGTCTCCTTTTGAAATCAATGAGCAGGAGGACAATTTGACATTTGAGTCAAAGGATGTGTCTGTTGGTTTTGATCAGTATGGAAACATCAAATCATATATTCATAAAGGCGATACGCTTATCAATGGTGTTTTGAAACCTAATTTTTGGAGAGTGCCAACAGACAACGATGAAGGAGGCTATCAAACTGATAAGAAATTGAAAATATGGAAAAAAGCAATAGCGAATAGTTCCAAAGAGTCTGTGGTCATTGAAAAGGAAAAAGTAAATACGGGACACTGGATTGTGAAAGCGCATCAAAAAATAGCTAAAGGAAAAGCCGAGCTACACAAGGTGTATCATATATTTAGTTCTGGAAAAATAGCGGTTGATCTCCAACTGAATATTGAAAAAAAGCTTCCTGAACTGCCTAAATTCGGCATGCAAGGAACTGTTGGGAAAGAGTTTGAAATAGTGGAATGGTATGGGGCAGGACCTTATGAAAATTATATTGACAGATGTCGATCAACAGTCATCGAGGATTACAGAATGCCTTTAAGTGAGTTTGCCCATTCATATGAACGACCTCAAGAGTATGCCAACAGAACTCAAGTTAGGTGGCTTAAGCTTTTAAACAAAAAAGGCAAAGGAGTGAAGTTCACTTCATCAGATCATAATTTGCAAGTTAGCGTTTGGCCTCACAGTCAAGAATCCTTGCAGTCAGCGAAACACCCTTATCAATTGGATACTGAGAGTGGTTATATTACATTTAATTTGGATGGATTTCATATGGGAGTTGGTGGCGATGATAGTTGGTCGCGTCTGGCAGCTCCGCTTGACAAATACAAAGTAAAAGCCGAGGACTTGCAGTATTCATTTACTATTGAACCTGTTAAATAATCATAACACCTAAATGAAAAAGTGTTCTGATACTTCAGAGCACTTTTCATTTTATTAGACATTATTACGATTGATTTTTATATCATTTTATTTTCCTCAGGAGGAAATACAAAGGAGGATGGTTTAGTAACCAATAAAACAATTCGTGATAAACATTATTTTTTAATGATTTAAGCTATTGAATATGACTTCTAATATTTTGAATAAATGGCTTGCCGCTTCTTCATGCTTGTTGATGGCATCAGCTTGCCAAGCTGATAAGGAAACTTCATCTTCTCAAAGTCAACAAAAACCCAATATAGTATTTATATTCGCTGACGATCTTGGCTATGGAGATGTGTCATGTTACAACGATTTGAGTGATAAAGTTCATACTCCATATATGGATTCGCTGGCGAGCGAGGGGATTAGGTTTACAAATGCGCATACGAGTTCTTCGGTCTCCACGCCTTCAAGATATTCGTTTCTTACAGGGGAATATGCTTGGAGAACAAGGCTTAAAGAGGGAGTGCTTTATGGTTTTAGCAAACCGTTGATTGACACCGCTAAGACAACATTGCCAGAGATGCTTCAAGCAAATGGTTATTATACAGGAATGGTTGGAAAATGGCACTTGGGGGTTGGCTGGCAGGCTAAGGATGAGACCAAGCCGGTATTTCCTATGGATGATATTCCACGGAAGTTGACTAAGGAGCAATTGGAAAATGTAGCTCTTGACAAGCCCGTGCATGGAGGTCCCGAAGATCATGGTTTTGATGAAGCTTATTGGTGGGCGGCTTCTTTGGATATGGATCCGGATGTTTATATTGAAAACACGATTCCGTTGGAGGCTAAAATTGTGGAAAAGGGGAATAAAGCTTTTATTCAGTCTTCATTTTATGAAAAAAAGAAGGAAGTTATGCCAATATTGTTGGATAGGGCGGAAAAATTCATTTTGGAATCCGCAAAATCTGATGATCCGTATTTTCTTTATTTTCCTTTGACAGCTCCCCATACTCCTTACGCTCCGGTTGATGAAGTCATTGGTAGCTCTCAAGCTGGAATTTATGGAGATTTTGTCGTTCAAGTGGATCAAACTGTTGGGAGAATAATGAAAGCAGTGGAAGAGACCGGCGAAATTGAAAACACTATTTTTATCGTTTCAAGCGATAATGGAGGCATGACCAAACGATTGAAGAGCAAAGAGTTGGTTGATGGAAAGTGGAAAAAGGAATTCACTTCAATAATTGAGACGCATGGACACTATACAAATGCACACTTAAACGGCCAAAAAACGGATCTGTTTGAAGGAGGGCATCGTGTTCCCTTTATTTTGCGATGGCCTTCATCTGTAGGCAAAAATCAAGTAGCAGATCAGACTGTTGCAATTACTGACTTGATGGCGACATTTGCTGATATTGTTGGATATAAATTAAATAATGAAGATTCACCTGACGGCACAAGCTTTTATGAAGTGATAAAAGATCCTTCAAATGCAGAAGAAACAAAGGATTATATTGTTTATCATTCAAATGATGGCGATTTCGCTATTCAAAAAGATTATTGGAAACTTATAGATTGCGATGGGTCCGGCGGGTGGACAAAGACAGAAACTTCAGGCGCTCAACTTTATAACATCAAAGCAGATATTCAAGAGCAAAATAATCTGGCGGATCAATATCCTGAAAAAGTGGCTGAATTGAAAAATCTGTTGGAAAAGGTAAAGTTAGAACCCATTTAATATATGAATACATACACATTCAAAAACAGCCCGTTAGCAATAGCGGTGCTGTTATTTGCTATTCAATTATTTTCTTATGATGCAATGTCGCAAAGCATAGTGAATGGCAGATTATTGGATGTGGATTCCAATGAACCGGTTGCATTTGCAACGATAGGTGTATTTGATGAAAATGACGATACTCGATTGCTTAGCTCCGCATACTCTGATGTGGATGGAAACTTTCTTCTAAAGCTTCCTGAGTCAGGGTTCTTCACACTTTTCATACAATCAGTGGGATATGATCTATTTAGAAACCGTATACAAATAGATGAAGGGCAAATTAGTCTAAAAGAGATTTATCTCAAATCCCAATCGACAATATTGGATGAAGTTATTGTCGAGGCGGAAGCTTTGGATGTGCAGGTTACGCCAGGAGCGATGAGTTTCAACCCTGAGAATGCTTCGGGAGATGATACAGAGCAAATCATATCAAACCTTCCTGGAATTGATTTGGATTTTGATGGAAATATTAGCTTGCAAGGGACTGAAGTTAAGATATTGGTCAATGGTGAAGATTCTGGCATGGATAACCCTATGCAGGAGATTCCCAAAGAATCAATTGCTCGAATTGAGATGATGAGCAACCCTCCTGTTGAATTCGCCTCTTCGGGTCCTGTATTGAATATTATTTTAAAAGAAGACGCTAAAATAGGCAGTAATATTCGATTAGGGATGAATGTCAGCAGTCCTTACAGGGCAAAGCTTTATACAGGAGGCACTTACAGAAAAGGCAAGTTTACTTTAAGCCCTTCGTTTTATTTTAATAAGTCTATAGAAAAGTCACAGTTCGACTCATATAGAACTAACTTTGGAGAAAGATATATAAAGCAAGACAAGACTCAACAAATAGATAATAAAACGATTAACTCAGGAATTCGAACGAAGTTGACTCTTGACAAATACAATGAATTATCCGCATTTTTAAGATATACGCCTTCATCTGTATTAAATGAAAATGATAACTATAATATCATAAGTGATTATAATGAAGAGAGAACATGGCTATATGACAATGACGGAAATACGATGCTGGATCGCGATAAAAGAAATGTCGTGTCTGATTTACGGTGGAAAAGAAAGTTCAAGAAAAAAGGAAGAGTGTTGAATGTCAACTATAAGTGGAATATAGCCACGATGGACCAACATCAGTACCAGACGAATAATTATACCTATCCAGACTCTAGCAAAGATATATTAAGATCTTCACAACAAGACAGGCGGATTAGATCATCGCACCATACTATTAATGCCAAATACAAGCATTCTTTTGAGAATAAAATGTTATTGACAATGGGAGGAATATTTAACTATAAACTATCTGAGGAGAAGGCGTTAAATCAAAAGCGAACAAATGATAGGGAATGGATACATAACATTTCGAAAGATCAAGACACAGACACTAAATACTTGGCGACAGACTTGTTTGCGGATTTTTCCGCGCGTAAGGACAAATTTGACTATTCGGTTGGATTGCGTTATAAAGGAGGTGAAAACGTTATTTGCCAATGGATACCTGAGGAAGATTTATTTAATGAATTTAAGACCTCGTTTTCCAATATGAACACTCGGCTGATGCTTGCTTATAAATTTAAAAAAAAACGCAATTTTGCATTCACTTTTCGCAACACATTTCGTCCTCCATCCTCTAGACAGCTTAATCCTTTTATTGATGACTCAAACCCTCTCAATGTTCGAAAGGGGAATCCTGACCTAAAGAATACCCAGACATATTTCGCTGAATTGGAATACTTGAATGTTGGAGAACATACAACTTTGAAAGCTAGCTTGTATGGCAGAAAAGTCATTAACAGCGTTATTTCAAATCAATGGGTAGCAGGCGACACTACGATTACCTCATATATAAATGTAGATGGGCTAGCTGCGGTAGGAGTAAATAGCTATATATCAGGAGATATCAACAATTTGAAGCTTTCAGGCGATGCATCATTTACATATGAAAATATGCCGAATAGAGAATCTGCTTTCTCGAATAGTCAACTATTTTATTTCCTCAAGGCGAATATTCAATATAAATTTAGCAAAAGTTTTAGATGTTCTGTTTTAGTACGGTATCATTCCGCTAAGTTGACGAATAATTCAGATATAGAGGATTATGCCACGATCAATGTAAGCTTGCAAAAGACTTTTATGAATAGAAAGCTTAAAACTTATGCGAGCGCAAATGATATTTTTGATATGGTGAATAAAAGAGGCATAACTCAAACGGATTTATTTGCCAAAGAGCATTACAGCAAAAGGCAAACTAGAATATTCACGCTTGGACTTACTTATTATATCAATGGGATATGAGTATAAGCGATTAAATAATGTCTAATATTAATGGTATATAGTTTTTTAAACGATTTATCTATAGAAGATTCAAGGTTTATCTACAGATATTATGAATAAATATACTCGAAAGGTTGGTTATTCTGTGTTAATGGCGGTGATGGGAGTAAGCACCGTTCATGCCGAGGTCGAAACACAAGCTGAGAATGAAAAGCCAAATATCATTCTTATCATGACTGATGACCAAGGTTGGGGCGATACAGGTTATAATGGACATGAATACTTAAAAACTCCCAGTCTTGATCAAATGGCTGAGGAAGGAATTCTGTTCAATAGATTTTACGCATCTTCGCCTGTATCATCTCCTACGAGAGCTAGTTGTCTGACAGGAAGGCATCCTTATCGTTATGGAATATACTATGCAAACAGAGGATACTTGAAAAAGGAGGAGTATACATTAGCGGAACTGCTCAAGGATAATGGTTATAGAACTGGACATTTTGGAAAATGGCATCTGGGAACATTGACAAAAAGCATACGCGATGCTAACAGAGGAGGCAAAGAAGGAAATGATTATTTGTATTCTCCACCTTGGGAAAATGGCTATGATGACTGTTTTGTGACAGAATCCAAAGTACCTACTTGGGATCCCATGAAAAATCCGGACCCTT from Aureibacter tunicatorum carries:
- a CDS encoding outer membrane beta-barrel family protein, which translates into the protein MNTYTFKNSPLAIAVLLFAIQLFSYDAMSQSIVNGRLLDVDSNEPVAFATIGVFDENDDTRLLSSAYSDVDGNFLLKLPESGFFTLFIQSVGYDLFRNRIQIDEGQISLKEIYLKSQSTILDEVIVEAEALDVQVTPGAMSFNPENASGDDTEQIISNLPGIDLDFDGNISLQGTEVKILVNGEDSGMDNPMQEIPKESIARIEMMSNPPVEFASSGPVLNIILKEDAKIGSNIRLGMNVSSPYRAKLYTGGTYRKGKFTLSPSFYFNKSIEKSQFDSYRTNFGERYIKQDKTQQIDNKTINSGIRTKLTLDKYNELSAFLRYTPSSVLNENDNYNIISDYNEERTWLYDNDGNTMLDRDKRNVVSDLRWKRKFKKKGRVLNVNYKWNIATMDQHQYQTNNYTYPDSSKDILRSSQQDRRIRSSHHTINAKYKHSFENKMLLTMGGIFNYKLSEEKALNQKRTNDREWIHNISKDQDTDTKYLATDLFADFSARKDKFDYSVGLRYKGGENVICQWIPEEDLFNEFKTSFSNMNTRLMLAYKFKKKRNFAFTFRNTFRPPSSRQLNPFIDDSNPLNVRKGNPDLKNTQTYFAELEYLNVGEHTTLKASLYGRKVINSVISNQWVAGDTTITSYINVDGLAAVGVNSYISGDINNLKLSGDASFTYENMPNRESAFSNSQLFYFLKANIQYKFSKSFRCSVLVRYHSAKLTNNSDIEDYATINVSLQKTFMNRKLKTYASANDIFDMVNKRGITQTDLFAKEHYSKRQTRIFTLGLTYYINGI
- a CDS encoding glycoside hydrolase family 2 TIM barrel-domain containing protein, whose product is MHKYFFNIFILTFLIPFAYGQSNDWENPQLIGQNKLKGRSTQYSYSRSSDALSGEQARVVYLNGEWLFKYASKPSKAPKAFYKKIHNEWDKIQVPSSWELEGYGQPIYTNFVYPFAPNPPYIEEDTNGNAVGSYQKEFELPESWGDMMTTLHFGGVSSAFYVWVNGKKVGYSQGSRLPAEFEITNYLNKGKNTVSVQVYRWSDGSYLEDQDHWRLSGIHREVFIHAEPKTHIQDFFVQTKFDQNYEHAILKLRPKINTQKDYDYEGYTLTAQLFDQNKDSVLNESLAIGINDIVNEKHPFRDNVRFGLMEAQVQHPKHWTAETPYLYTLVMNLSDADGNLLESKSTKIGFREVKTSVEGELLINGRPILLYGVNRHDHHPVRGKAVNRQDMLEEVLLLKRLNFNAVRTSHYPNDPYFLDLCDEYGLYVFDEANIETHGLGSYFSNQAEWSFAMQDRIQRMVERDKNHPSIIVWSLGNESGDGPNHAAAAGWVHDYDITRLVHYEGAQGDHRHPDHVERGDAEYGKATKHILGNPSDPQYVDVLSRFYPRPEYLTELSKQDRSGRPIMMSEYAHSMGNSTGNLGEFWDIIRKDKRLIGGFLWDWRDQGLLQKTAKGEAYYAYGGDFGDKPNDSNFCLNGIIDSDLTPKAGAMECKYIFQPIEMKLEKENRIWLKNRYFHRSLEHVKMVWAVKENGKAISKGEFALPNLRANESEWIDIPCSSIKYKQDKEYFLTVRILLKDDLTWASKGHEIAHEQFLLKSMKSDSIEEKGLSPFEINEQEDNLTFESKDVSVGFDQYGNIKSYIHKGDTLINGVLKPNFWRVPTDNDEGGYQTDKKLKIWKKAIANSSKESVVIEKEKVNTGHWIVKAHQKIAKGKAELHKVYHIFSSGKIAVDLQLNIEKKLPELPKFGMQGTVGKEFEIVEWYGAGPYENYIDRCRSTVIEDYRMPLSEFAHSYERPQEYANRTQVRWLKLLNKKGKGVKFTSSDHNLQVSVWPHSQESLQSAKHPYQLDTESGYITFNLDGFHMGVGGDDSWSRLAAPLDKYKVKAEDLQYSFTIEPVK
- a CDS encoding arylsulfatase, which encodes MTSNILNKWLAASSCLLMASACQADKETSSSQSQQKPNIVFIFADDLGYGDVSCYNDLSDKVHTPYMDSLASEGIRFTNAHTSSSVSTPSRYSFLTGEYAWRTRLKEGVLYGFSKPLIDTAKTTLPEMLQANGYYTGMVGKWHLGVGWQAKDETKPVFPMDDIPRKLTKEQLENVALDKPVHGGPEDHGFDEAYWWAASLDMDPDVYIENTIPLEAKIVEKGNKAFIQSSFYEKKKEVMPILLDRAEKFILESAKSDDPYFLYFPLTAPHTPYAPVDEVIGSSQAGIYGDFVVQVDQTVGRIMKAVEETGEIENTIFIVSSDNGGMTKRLKSKELVDGKWKKEFTSIIETHGHYTNAHLNGQKTDLFEGGHRVPFILRWPSSVGKNQVADQTVAITDLMATFADIVGYKLNNEDSPDGTSFYEVIKDPSNAEETKDYIVYHSNDGDFAIQKDYWKLIDCDGSGGWTKTETSGAQLYNIKADIQEQNNLADQYPEKVAELKNLLEKVKLEPI